Proteins from a single region of Hermetia illucens chromosome 3, iHerIll2.2.curated.20191125, whole genome shotgun sequence:
- the LOC119653065 gene encoding probable H/ACA ribonucleoprotein complex subunit 1 — MIAFKLVLVAGFAVHAWAGILHGGDEAGGEGHLNLGGGDISGGYGGGYGGGYGGGYGGGYSGGGLEGGHDLGGGLEGGLGGGYGDGGHEGGLGSGYGGGYEGGLEGGYGGGSGYGGSGYGGGFDGAGYGGGQTIHTEAHAIPISQHVEITRPIPIPVVKKIHVPVKKPVSIPVPHPVIIAEPKPVPIHIPVPQQVQIPIHQELRIPVERVIPVPVEKKVPYPVEKHVPYPVVKYITVKVPKPYPIKVPVVKTVIHKVKVNHGGYGGGGGYGGGYGGGYGGGHGGGHGWH; from the exons ATGATTGCGTTT AAGCTCGTGCTTGTAGCAGGATTTGCTGTCCACGCCTGGGCTGGAATATTGCATGGAGGTGATGAAGCCGGTGGCGAGGGACACCTCAATCTAGGAGGCGGTGATATTAGCGGAGGATACGGCGGTGGATACGGTGGAGGATATGGTGGAGGATATGGCGGAGGATACAGCGGCGGCGGTTTGGAAGGCGGGCATGACCTCGGAGGTGGATTAGAAGGCGGTCTTGGCGGAGGATACGGTGACGGTGGACATGAAGGAGGATTGGGCAGTGGATATGGTGGCGGATATGAAGGCGGTTTGGAAGGAGGATACGGTGGCGGCTCAGGATATGGTGGTTCAGGATACGGAGGTGGCTTTGACGGCGCTGGATACGGAGGCGGTCAAACCATTCACACTGAAGCCCATGCCATTCCAATTAGCCAACACGTTGAAATCACTCGCCCAATTCCAATTCCAGTCGTTAAGAAAATCCACGTCCCAGTTAAGAAGCCAGTCAGCATTCCAGTTCCACACCCAGTTATTattgctgaaccaaaaccagtGCCAATCCACATCCCAGTTCCACAACAAGTTCAAATTCCAATCCATCAAGAACTCAGAATTCCAGTTGAACGTGTCATCCCAGTTCCTGTAGAAAAGAAGGTCCCATATCCAGTTGAGAAGCATGTGCCATATCCAGTTGTTAAATACATCACCGTTAAGGTTCCAAAACCATACCCAATCAAGGTCCCAGTTGTAAAGACTGTCATCCACAAAGTCAAGGTTAACCACGGAGGATACGGCGGTGGTGGTGGATACGGAGGTGGATATGGAGGTGGATACGGTGGTGGACACGGTGGTGGACACGGATGGCATTAA